TCATTTTTGTTGAAACATTTTCCATGTGCAGGATAAATCAATTCGACATCTTCTTCAAATAATTTTTTCCAAGACTGTTCAAACTCTTCCTTATTTTCAATCCAAATAATCAATCTCTTCAAACTTGGAAAACCGTTCATAGCGGCATCTCCACAAAAAGTCATGTTATCTTTTCTTAATGATATAGAATCTTTAGTATGCCCAGGCGTAAATAAAATCTTTCCTTGCAGTAATTCTTCTATTTCAGCTTTATTTATATCACTTATCTCTATGAACCGATTATCAAATCTTTCCTCTATACACGGAAAACGATGTTCAGCTTTTCCAACTACCCCCATAAACTTACAAAACAACCATGCAAGAAATGTACTACAACCACCATCAAAAGAATTTTGACCTCTCTTTAGTGGCTTCTGCTGAAATAAAGACATATAGTCCACTTTTTTCTTTTTTATTCATATTTTCCTCTAGCTTTCAAACCTTTTACTTATTAAAGATTATTATATCAAATAAAGCATGATTTATCAGCCTGTTATAACTAGAAAGTTTTCTAGCATAGAAAAAAGCACTTCTGATTCTTAGATCAAAAGTACTTTCAATATTTTCAAATTAAATCATTTTAAAATGCTCTAAAGCCTCTCTGATCTCTTCTTCCTTTTCAGGTGGACAATTTGGAACAATTGGATTTTCTTTTTTAGATACATTATAGTTTTTGCCAACTTCCAAGCCACATTTTCTTTTAATCTGTGAGATATACAAATTAGAAACCTTCATATCGTTCTTCTTTAAAACATAGTCCTTAATTTCTTCATAGGTCGCTTTGCTTTCAGAAGCAGTAATATCTAGCTCGTCCATATCTAATTTTACTTTTATATGTTGGTCGACATCTAGTTTGGACAAAAGTGCTACTGACTCCACATGCATAGTCCGCGGAAACATATCAACTCCGACAATCTCCTCAATCGCAAATCCACCATCGGTCAATAATTTTATATCTCTGGATAGTGTTGCAGGATCACATGAAATATAGATGATTCTCTTAGTTGTGGATGTGATAAGATTTTCTATCAGCATCTTGTCTATTCCGGCTCGTGGAGGGTCAAGAACGACCGTGTCGGGCTTTTTGTTGTGGATTATATCCATAGTGTCTCTATTGGCATCGGCTGCTTTAAAAAGGATATTATCAAGTCCATTTCTCTTAGCATTCATTTCGGCGTCCTTTATTGCTTTTTTTGTAATCTCGATTCCGTATAGATTCACAGATCCTGATGAAAAGAAGCAAGTTGTCGTACCTATTCCGCAAAATAGGTCTAGCAAGTATTCAGAATGTTCTCTTTTTATAAACTCTAGTGCTTTAGCATAAAGTACTTCTGTCATTGTATTGTTGACTTGTGTAAAAGATTCCGGCGATACTTCAAATTCTAAATTGCCTAAGTAATATTTCAGCTTTTTATCTCCATGTTTTAAAACATACTTATACTCTTTAAATCTCCTTTTTTGATATACTTCATCTCTCTGATAAACTGAAACAACTCTAGGAAGACTCTTTAATTCACTATATAATGAATCTGATCCATAAAAGTTAGGAACTTTAGAGCCTGTAATTATCATCAATTCATCATTTTTATTTGTTCTTATTATCAGCTCTACGATTGGATATCTATTATTCGTCTTTGCATCAAATATCTCTTTATGTTTTAAAATGACTTTTTGAATCTTTGGTATTATGTTTCTTATAGATGTTTGAGCAATTGGACAATCCTCAATTGGGCAGTGATCTTTAGATCCTCTTTTGAAGTATCCCAATAAACCATTCTCATCAAGTTTTAATGTTATTTTATTTCTATATCCTTCCGTTTTAGGAGAACCTAGTATTTCAATATCTTTTTTTATTCCTGCCATCTTCTCAAGATTGTTTTTGACTAAATTCTTCTTAAGTTCCAGTTCTGCAGTGTATTTAAGCTCTTGAAAAG
The sequence above is a segment of the Peptoniphilaceae bacterium AMB_02 genome. Coding sequences within it:
- the rlmD gene encoding 23S rRNA (uracil(1939)-C(5))-methyltransferase RlmD; amino-acid sequence: MNIGERYKVRILDLNRDSDGVSKYDGAVIFIPNALPGDEVEVEITEKKKNYFKGRITELISTSEDRIRPVCPYAKECSGCSFQELKYTAELELKKNLVKNNLEKMAGIKKDIEILGSPKTEGYRNKITLKLDENGLLGYFKRGSKDHCPIEDCPIAQTSIRNIIPKIQKVILKHKEIFDAKTNNRYPIVELIIRTNKNDELMIITGSKVPNFYGSDSLYSELKSLPRVVSVYQRDEVYQKRRFKEYKYVLKHGDKKLKYYLGNLEFEVSPESFTQVNNTMTEVLYAKALEFIKREHSEYLLDLFCGIGTTTCFFSSGSVNLYGIEITKKAIKDAEMNAKRNGLDNILFKAADANRDTMDIIHNKKPDTVVLDPPRAGIDKMLIENLITSTTKRIIYISCDPATLSRDIKLLTDGGFAIEEIVGVDMFPRTMHVESVALLSKLDVDQHIKVKLDMDELDITASESKATYEEIKDYVLKKNDMKVSNLYISQIKRKCGLEVGKNYNVSKKENPIVPNCPPEKEEEIREALEHFKMI